The proteins below are encoded in one region of Methanoculleus taiwanensis:
- the purE gene encoding 5-(carboxyamino)imidazole ribonucleotide mutase yields the protein MADVAVLCGSASDRAIAEKAFAVLQEKQISYDYQVISAHRDPDRLDEYIRSSPARVFIAIAGLSAALPGVVASKTPRPVIGVPVSGTLMGFDALLSIVQMPKGVPVACVGVDNGENAAHLAARILALADEK from the coding sequence ATGGCTGACGTAGCAGTACTTTGTGGGTCTGCATCCGACCGGGCTATCGCAGAGAAGGCCTTTGCAGTTCTGCAGGAGAAGCAGATCTCCTACGACTATCAGGTGATCTCCGCCCACCGCGACCCCGACCGCCTCGACGAGTATATCCGGTCGAGCCCCGCCAGAGTCTTCATCGCTATTGCGGGGCTCTCTGCAGCGCTTCCCGGCGTGGTCGCGTCGAAGACACCCCGGCCGGTGATCGGTGTCCCGGTGAGCGGTACCTTAATGGGGTTTGACGCACTCCTCTCCATTGTCCAGATGCCAAAAGGCGTCCCGGTTGCGTGTGTCGGCGTTGATAATGGTGAGAATGCCGCTCACCTCGCGGCACGGATACTCGCGCTCGCGGACGAGAAGTAA
- a CDS encoding pyridoxal-phosphate-dependent aminotransferase family protein produces MEHEPLLMIPGPVPIPQRVRSAMVQQAINHRGPEFGAAYADIVRVLKPLFGTENEIYVISGSGTAGMEAAVANFGKDKKIVSLVNGKFGERLQKIGERYGSVTALGSEWGTPLDLPGLEAALEEGAEVVTMVHNETSTGIRNPAEQVGALAKKHGALFIMDGVTSIGGDMVEADRWGVDVAIVGSQKCLAAPAGLAAVSVSQRAWDMIAENRPFYLDLAAYRKSGSGTPMETPYTPAVPLFLALREACRIIDEEGVEQRFARHRRMADAVRAAAGAWGIELFPVVDEYHAYSNTATAMKIPAGITDKDLRGTVKKMGIEIAGGQDHLKGRIFRIGTMGGVGTPEILATLAAVQHALRKHGFDAGDGVEAAAGVLG; encoded by the coding sequence ATGGAACACGAACCACTTCTGATGATCCCCGGCCCCGTGCCCATTCCACAGCGTGTACGCTCTGCAATGGTGCAGCAGGCCATCAACCACCGCGGCCCCGAGTTCGGCGCCGCCTATGCCGATATCGTGCGGGTCTTAAAGCCCCTCTTTGGAACGGAGAACGAGATTTACGTGATCAGCGGCTCCGGTACCGCCGGGATGGAGGCGGCCGTCGCGAACTTCGGCAAGGATAAAAAGATAGTCTCCCTGGTGAACGGGAAGTTCGGTGAACGCCTCCAGAAGATTGGAGAGCGTTACGGCAGCGTCACCGCTCTGGGCTCCGAGTGGGGCACGCCGCTTGATCTCCCCGGCCTCGAAGCGGCGCTCGAGGAGGGCGCGGAGGTTGTCACGATGGTGCATAACGAGACGAGCACTGGCATCAGGAACCCCGCCGAACAGGTCGGAGCGCTCGCAAAGAAGCACGGAGCCCTCTTTATCATGGACGGTGTCACCTCTATCGGCGGCGATATGGTCGAAGCCGACCGCTGGGGCGTCGACGTTGCTATCGTCGGCTCCCAGAAGTGCCTCGCGGCTCCCGCCGGTCTCGCCGCAGTCTCGGTCAGCCAGAGGGCCTGGGATATGATTGCCGAGAACCGCCCGTTCTACCTCGACCTTGCCGCCTACCGCAAGAGCGGCAGCGGCACCCCGATGGAGACGCCCTATACCCCCGCCGTCCCGCTCTTCCTCGCTCTTCGCGAGGCCTGCCGGATCATCGACGAGGAGGGCGTCGAGCAGCGGTTCGCCCGCCACAGAAGGATGGCCGATGCCGTCCGGGCGGCGGCGGGAGCCTGGGGTATCGAGCTCTTCCCGGTCGTGGACGAGTATCATGCCTACTCGAACACCGCGACGGCCATGAAGATCCCGGCAGGGATTACCGATAAGGACCTGCGGGGAACCGTGAAGAAGATGGGGATCGAGATCGCCGGCGGTCAGGATCACCTGAAGGGCAGGATCTTCCGGATCGGTACGATGGGCGGCGTAGGCACGCCTGAGATCCTCGCGACCCTGGCGGCGGTGCAACATGCGCTCCGGAAGCACGGATTCGACGCCGGCGACGGGGTCGAGGCGGCTGCCGGGGTGCTGGGATGA
- the ribC gene encoding riboflavin synthase, protein MKIGIADTTFARVNMGRVAIDEIRRHASVGIERSTVPGIKDLPVACKKLIEERGCDIVMALGMPGGVEKDRMCAHEASQGLILAQLMTNRHIIEVFVHADEAKDDQELAWLLEQRTREHALNAVKLALYPKELEKAAGTGQRQGFPDVGPARQ, encoded by the coding sequence ATGAAGATCGGGATCGCCGATACGACCTTCGCGAGAGTCAATATGGGCAGGGTAGCCATCGACGAGATACGGCGCCACGCCAGCGTCGGGATCGAGCGCTCCACCGTACCGGGGATCAAGGATCTCCCGGTCGCCTGCAAGAAACTTATCGAGGAGCGGGGCTGCGATATCGTCATGGCGCTCGGGATGCCCGGCGGCGTCGAGAAAGACCGGATGTGCGCCCATGAAGCATCGCAGGGTCTGATCCTTGCCCAGCTGATGACCAACCGGCATATCATCGAGGTCTTTGTCCACGCCGACGAAGCGAAGGATGATCAGGAGCTCGCATGGCTGCTCGAGCAGCGCACCCGCGAGCATGCCCTTAACGCCGTCAAGCTCGCGCTTTACCCGAAGGAGCTTGAAAAAGCCGCCGGAACCGGGCAGCGGCAGGGATTCCCCGACGTCGGCCCCGCCCGGCAGTAG
- the ribH gene encoding 6,7-dimethyl-8-ribityllumazine synthase — MTIKLGLVVAEFNRDITYMMEIEAREHAEFLGAKVTETIYVPGAYDMPLAIKKILTKGDVDAVVTIGCVIEGATQHDEIVVQHAARKIIDLSLEFGKPVALGISGPGMTRLEATERIDYAKRAVESAVKMVQRLQ, encoded by the coding sequence ATGACCATCAAACTGGGTTTAGTGGTGGCGGAGTTCAACCGGGACATCACCTACATGATGGAGATTGAAGCCCGGGAACACGCCGAGTTTTTGGGTGCGAAGGTAACGGAGACGATCTACGTCCCGGGTGCCTACGATATGCCGCTTGCGATCAAGAAGATACTCACGAAGGGTGATGTCGACGCTGTGGTCACCATCGGGTGCGTCATCGAGGGCGCCACCCAGCACGATGAGATCGTCGTGCAGCATGCGGCGCGAAAGATCATCGACCTCTCGCTTGAGTTCGGCAAGCCCGTCGCGCTTGGTATATCCGGGCCGGGGATGACCCGCCTCGAGGCGACCGAGCGGATCGACTATGCCAAGCGTGCCGTTGAATCTGCCGTGAAGATGGTTCAGCGATTGCAATGA
- a CDS encoding pyridoxal phosphate-dependent aminotransferase: MRRLSEKVAGIAPSATIEISNAAKRMVQEGIDVISLSIGEPDFDTPKHITDACIDALRRGETHYAPSQGIPELTAAIAEKITSENGFSASPDQVIVTCGAKDAIYEAMEAVVNPGDEVLILDPAWVSYEPCVQLAGGTTRHHAVDQETFQLDDSLLEAVNGNTRMIVVNSPSNPSGAVLDERSLQLVADICTDHDIVALSDEIYEKLVYDKEHISLAGLGDMAERTITINGFSKAYAMTGWRIGYAVAPERIIRQMNKVQQHTISHPATFAMFGAVAALTGDQCCVEEMRREFLQRRDYVIAALHGMGYRTAPADGAFYAYVKVEGDDMEIARRWLREAHVAVTPGSAFGTPGWERLSYATSTANLKEAMYRISTV, from the coding sequence ATGAGGAGGCTCTCGGAGAAGGTTGCCGGCATTGCGCCGTCCGCCACGATCGAGATCTCGAACGCGGCGAAAAGGATGGTGCAGGAGGGCATCGACGTGATCAGTCTCAGTATCGGCGAGCCCGATTTCGATACCCCGAAGCATATCACGGATGCCTGTATCGACGCCCTGCGCCGGGGGGAGACGCACTACGCTCCAAGTCAGGGTATTCCCGAGCTGACGGCGGCGATCGCGGAGAAGATCACGAGCGAGAACGGCTTTTCCGCTTCGCCCGACCAGGTGATCGTCACCTGCGGGGCGAAGGATGCTATCTACGAGGCGATGGAGGCGGTGGTCAATCCCGGTGACGAAGTGCTCATTCTCGATCCTGCGTGGGTCTCCTACGAACCCTGCGTCCAGCTCGCAGGAGGGACGACGCGGCACCACGCCGTCGACCAGGAGACCTTCCAGCTCGATGACTCTCTCCTCGAGGCGGTGAACGGGAACACCCGCATGATCGTGGTGAACTCCCCCTCGAACCCTTCGGGAGCAGTGCTCGACGAGCGCTCCCTGCAGCTCGTCGCCGATATCTGCACAGACCACGACATCGTCGCGCTCTCCGACGAGATATATGAAAAACTCGTCTACGATAAAGAGCATATCTCGCTCGCCGGCCTCGGCGATATGGCGGAGCGGACGATCACGATCAACGGCTTTTCGAAGGCCTACGCCATGACCGGGTGGCGGATAGGGTATGCCGTCGCCCCTGAGCGGATCATCCGCCAGATGAACAAGGTGCAGCAGCATACCATCTCGCATCCGGCCACGTTTGCGATGTTCGGAGCCGTGGCGGCGCTTACCGGAGATCAATGCTGCGTCGAGGAGATGCGGCGCGAGTTTCTGCAGCGGCGCGATTATGTCATCGCGGCCCTGCATGGGATGGGGTATCGGACGGCTCCTGCGGATGGAGCGTTCTATGCCTACGTGAAGGTGGAGGGCGACGACATGGAGATCGCCCGCCGATGGCTTCGGGAAGCGCATGTTGCGGTCACGCCGGGCTCCGCGTTCGGGACACCGGGCTGGGAACGGCTTTCCTATGCGACGTCGACGGCAAATCTCAAAGAAGCGATGTACCGGATCAGCACGGTCTGA
- a CDS encoding tetratricopeptide repeat protein, whose protein sequence is MVFSRRDADAWQSKGLEHAGQGRYEEAVRCYDRALRIDPEHAAAWSARGAALGRLGRCDDAWVSFDRAIEIDPDLTEAWRGRGKHLHRQRHYADAVTAYDQVLKHNPDDAPAWCARARALTCLMRHEDALLSLDRAIGIQPDSVEAWFEKGSALILMKQYSHAVACLDAVTTIEPEHTEAWFRKGKLHLILQQDEAAIRCFDQVVRIQPDHPGAWYNRGVAAERLQYSDEAIISLEQALALNPEDIRAWYHKGLVLRHLGRDEEAIACFDHILRLDSGHAAAWHHRGLAFARLQRYNGAIGSYEHALKLDQANPEIWHHKSLALLRLKRYEEALACCDHALKIDRNHAGALLSMAEAFLRTGRYDQAAAAYAEGLVLNPGCIAAWNNRGNALCHLGRFDEALACYEQALEMNPESPGVRKNRADLLCITERYDEALACYDRELDGNPENVDAWYRRGLVLHILGRYDEAIASFGRALALDRGHADALAARGNTLMTLRRYEPAVECYTRSLTRDPDNLFLIGVKGLALMHLGRIGEADRCFERLSSAPSLQE, encoded by the coding sequence ATGGTCTTCTCCCGGAGGGATGCCGATGCATGGCAGAGCAAAGGTCTCGAGCATGCCGGCCAGGGGCGATACGAGGAGGCGGTCAGGTGCTACGACAGGGCGCTCAGGATAGACCCGGAGCATGCAGCGGCATGGTCTGCCCGGGGAGCGGCGCTCGGGCGTCTCGGCCGGTGTGACGACGCATGGGTTTCGTTCGATCGGGCGATTGAGATCGATCCGGATCTTACAGAGGCGTGGCGGGGCAGGGGCAAACACCTCCATCGGCAGCGGCACTACGCCGATGCGGTAACTGCCTATGACCAGGTGCTCAAGCACAATCCCGACGACGCTCCCGCCTGGTGTGCCAGAGCGAGAGCGCTCACCTGTCTCATGCGCCACGAGGATGCGCTCCTCTCGCTCGACCGGGCGATCGGAATACAGCCGGACTCCGTCGAGGCGTGGTTCGAGAAAGGTTCGGCACTTATCCTGATGAAACAGTACAGCCATGCCGTCGCCTGTCTCGATGCAGTGACGACGATCGAACCGGAGCATACGGAGGCGTGGTTCCGGAAAGGGAAACTCCACCTCATCCTGCAACAGGACGAGGCGGCGATCCGGTGCTTCGACCAGGTCGTGAGGATACAGCCCGACCATCCGGGCGCCTGGTATAACAGAGGAGTCGCCGCAGAGCGCCTCCAGTACTCTGACGAGGCGATAATCTCTCTCGAGCAGGCGCTCGCTCTCAACCCGGAAGACATCAGGGCATGGTATCACAAGGGACTCGTGCTCCGGCACCTCGGGCGGGACGAGGAGGCTATAGCCTGCTTCGACCACATTCTGCGTCTCGATTCGGGTCACGCAGCCGCCTGGCATCACCGCGGCCTCGCGTTCGCACGCCTGCAACGGTATAACGGGGCAATCGGCAGTTACGAGCACGCCCTGAAGCTCGATCAGGCGAACCCCGAGATCTGGCATCACAAAAGCCTGGCTCTGCTTCGTCTGAAACGCTACGAAGAGGCGCTCGCATGCTGCGACCATGCCTTGAAGATAGACCGGAACCACGCCGGAGCGCTGCTCTCTATGGCTGAAGCGTTCCTCCGCACCGGGCGCTACGACCAGGCGGCAGCCGCCTACGCAGAGGGGCTTGTTCTCAATCCGGGATGCATCGCGGCATGGAACAACCGCGGAAACGCCCTCTGCCACCTCGGACGTTTCGACGAGGCGCTCGCATGCTACGAACAGGCACTCGAGATGAACCCGGAGAGCCCCGGCGTGCGGAAGAACAGAGCCGATCTTCTCTGCATCACGGAGCGGTACGACGAGGCGCTCGCATGCTATGACCGGGAGCTCGACGGAAACCCGGAGAATGTGGATGCGTGGTACCGGAGAGGACTCGTGCTGCACATCCTCGGGCGGTATGACGAGGCGATCGCGAGCTTCGGGCGTGCACTGGCTCTGGACAGAGGGCATGCAGATGCCCTCGCCGCCCGGGGCAACACGCTGATGACACTCCGGCGGTACGAGCCTGCCGTCGAGTGTTATACGCGATCGCTCACACGCGACCCCGACAATCTCTTCCTGATCGGGGTGAAGGGCCTCGCGCTCATGCACCTCGGCAGGATAGGGGAGGCCGACCGGTGCTTTGAACGTCTGAGCTCCGCTCCTTCATTGCAGGAGTAA
- the radC gene encoding RadC family protein, translating to MKRIRELPDLDRPREKLAKNGPAVLSDTELVAAIIGKGTRGRDVFLVASEIARRLHATNAALSYDDLKRINGVGSAKACQIVACFELARRYLDADPRGRRIGSPADVLPLVADLAEKRQEHFICVTLNGAGEVISRRTVTVGLLNQSLVHPREVFADAITDRAASVILVHNHPSGSLEPSQQDIGITRQLAEAGSILGIRVLDHLIVSRKGYASLKELGHL from the coding sequence ATGAAACGAATCCGCGAACTCCCCGATCTCGACCGCCCCCGCGAGAAGCTGGCAAAGAACGGGCCTGCAGTCCTTTCGGACACAGAGCTGGTGGCGGCGATCATCGGAAAGGGCACCCGGGGGCGGGATGTCTTTCTCGTCGCTTCCGAGATCGCCCGGCGCCTGCACGCGACGAATGCCGCTCTTTCATACGATGATCTGAAACGTATCAATGGCGTGGGATCGGCGAAGGCCTGCCAGATCGTGGCCTGTTTTGAGCTTGCCCGGCGGTATCTGGATGCCGATCCCCGGGGGCGGAGGATCGGATCCCCTGCAGATGTGCTTCCGCTGGTTGCCGACCTCGCGGAGAAACGCCAGGAGCATTTTATCTGCGTCACCCTCAATGGGGCCGGCGAAGTGATCTCCCGGCGAACTGTCACCGTCGGGTTGCTCAATCAGAGCCTGGTCCATCCTCGCGAGGTCTTTGCCGATGCCATTACCGACCGGGCAGCTTCGGTGATCCTGGTGCACAACCATCCTTCAGGCAGCCTCGAGCCGAGCCAGCAGGATATCGGCATCACCCGCCAGCTCGCCGAAGCCGGATCCATACTCGGCATCCGCGTTCTGGATCATCTCATCGTCTCGAGAAAGGGGTATGCGAGTTTGAAGGAACTCGGGCATCTCTGA
- a CDS encoding PAS domain-containing protein — translation MNARPLEEEIESVRRRLNMLSCGAHPDRTEGDLAKKISGLFEALLAEREDLLEKNARLARSRDAEEDMLAHYRDLFTSAPEAYIETDPCGTITAANAAAEALFGFAGTTPVGKPLLLYTSPESRKALFSAIGRLHAGAENPPWEGTLRPPNQKPVTVAGTVGAAYAPDGRLSSLRWILRETTGERTSCEDVRETLVLLEGIFDNIGDIVGIQTPDRRVIRYNRAGYESLGVKPEEAIGRRCYEVIGRSSPCPVCASARVHESGKTEVVEKYVPELGRHLECRASPVLNEAGEVTMIIEQLIDITDRVSAAEALERVNAYNRSLIEASPDPMAVIDPGGIITDLNAATERITGKTRDEIIGTAFAACFTDPERALTGFAAVFEAGTVRDYPLELLHRDGHTTPILCNSSVFRNAGGSIVGVIAAARDVTELRRAEEAVRESERRYRHLIENLNEGIWQTDPEGITTYVNPQMAALLGYTSEEMHGMHLFTFMDEAGIALARAGLDRRSRGIRDQREFTFLRKDKSRVRTLVSAAPLIDDEGVYRGSIAAVLDVTELHRAERALRASEERYRSFVQNLQGIAFHGTLDLRPLFLHGSVLEITGYTEREIIGGVKRWELLIHPDDRERMEESTRQLTTAPGHISDREYRIIRKDGTIRWLRELSRNVPDEAGHPIRIEGMLYDITARKEAEEALRESERKYREITRRSFDMIYTCYHREGITFITPAVERVLGYTPEELVGTICRDYVAPESRPVWEKAYRTIAAGIPVEGIQIRFRRKDGTYALVELNESPIFRDGLVVGVQAAGRDITERKKAEEALRASEERFRSIFEESPIGIQVYDAAGRLLTINDACVGIFGFYDCNGLQEFNLFEDPNLPEAELLHLKDGEVVRCRIAYDFEEVKRRNLYGTTRSGCIFLDLLITPISPVERGGAPESYMLQVQDITEQVRMEALKQEAYERINKNIEQFAILGDHVRQPLQVILGLAELIDDDRTGKIIDEVRRINGIIKQLDQGWVESRKVREFLQRNE, via the coding sequence ATGAACGCACGGCCGCTCGAAGAGGAGATCGAATCCGTCCGAAGACGGTTGAACATGCTGAGCTGTGGTGCACATCCCGACCGGACAGAAGGAGATCTCGCGAAGAAGATCTCCGGCCTCTTTGAGGCACTGCTAGCGGAGCGGGAGGATCTGCTGGAGAAGAATGCCAGGCTCGCCCGTTCCCGGGATGCTGAGGAGGATATGCTGGCGCACTACCGCGATCTCTTCACTTCGGCTCCCGAAGCCTATATCGAGACGGATCCGTGTGGGACTATCACTGCGGCAAATGCTGCGGCAGAGGCGTTGTTTGGCTTTGCCGGAACTACGCCGGTCGGAAAGCCCCTCCTCCTCTATACTTCTCCGGAGAGCCGTAAAGCCCTCTTCTCTGCGATCGGCCGGCTACACGCAGGCGCTGAGAACCCGCCGTGGGAGGGAACGCTCCGGCCGCCGAACCAAAAGCCGGTGACCGTCGCCGGAACGGTCGGTGCGGCTTACGCTCCTGACGGGCGACTCTCGAGCCTCCGTTGGATTCTGCGTGAAACCACCGGAGAGCGGACGTCCTGCGAGGACGTCAGGGAAACCCTTGTTCTCCTTGAAGGGATCTTCGATAATATCGGTGATATCGTCGGGATCCAGACACCCGATCGGAGGGTCATCCGCTACAACAGAGCAGGCTACGAGAGCCTCGGCGTGAAACCCGAGGAAGCCATCGGCAGGAGGTGCTATGAGGTGATCGGGCGTTCCTCCCCCTGTCCGGTCTGTGCGAGTGCCAGGGTGCACGAGAGCGGGAAGACCGAGGTCGTCGAGAAGTACGTTCCCGAGCTTGGGCGGCACCTTGAATGCCGGGCAAGTCCTGTGCTGAACGAGGCGGGCGAGGTGACGATGATCATCGAGCAGCTCATCGATATCACCGACCGTGTCTCGGCGGCCGAGGCGCTCGAGCGGGTGAATGCCTACAACCGGAGCCTTATCGAGGCGAGTCCCGATCCGATGGCGGTCATCGACCCGGGCGGTATCATCACGGATCTGAATGCAGCGACGGAGCGGATCACCGGGAAGACCCGGGATGAGATTATCGGGACCGCGTTCGCCGCGTGTTTCACCGACCCCGAGCGTGCTCTGACCGGATTTGCGGCTGTTTTTGAGGCGGGGACAGTCCGGGATTACCCGCTTGAGCTTCTGCACCGGGATGGGCATACCACCCCCATCCTCTGCAACTCTTCGGTCTTCCGGAACGCAGGCGGCAGTATTGTCGGTGTCATTGCTGCTGCACGGGACGTCACCGAGCTTCGCCGGGCTGAAGAGGCCGTCAGGGAGAGCGAGCGGCGGTACCGGCACCTGATCGAGAACCTCAACGAGGGGATCTGGCAGACCGACCCGGAGGGTATCACGACGTACGTCAACCCGCAGATGGCGGCACTCCTCGGCTACACGTCTGAAGAGATGCACGGTATGCACCTCTTTACGTTCATGGACGAGGCCGGGATTGCACTGGCGCGTGCAGGACTTGATAGGAGAAGCCGGGGTATCCGGGACCAGCGCGAGTTCACCTTCCTCCGGAAGGATAAAAGCCGGGTGCGGACGCTTGTATCGGCGGCCCCGCTCATCGACGATGAGGGAGTCTACCGCGGTTCTATAGCGGCTGTCCTCGATGTTACCGAGCTGCACCGGGCGGAGAGGGCGCTCCGGGCGAGCGAAGAGCGGTACCGTTCCTTCGTGCAGAACCTCCAGGGAATTGCGTTCCACGGGACTCTCGATCTCCGACCGCTCTTTCTCCACGGGAGTGTTCTTGAGATCACCGGGTATACCGAGCGAGAGATCATCGGGGGCGTTAAACGCTGGGAGCTGCTGATCCACCCGGATGACCGCGAGCGGATGGAGGAGAGCACCCGGCAGCTCACTACGGCCCCGGGGCACATTTCGGACCGGGAGTACCGGATCATCAGGAAAGACGGTACGATCCGGTGGCTCCGGGAGCTCTCCCGGAATGTCCCCGACGAAGCGGGGCATCCAATCCGGATTGAAGGGATGCTCTACGACATCACGGCCCGGAAGGAGGCTGAAGAGGCGCTTCGGGAGAGCGAGAGGAAGTACCGCGAGATCACCCGGCGGAGCTTCGATATGATCTATACCTGCTACCACCGGGAGGGTATCACCTTCATCACCCCGGCGGTGGAGCGAGTCCTGGGCTACACACCTGAAGAGCTTGTCGGCACTATCTGCAGAGATTACGTCGCCCCCGAGAGCAGGCCGGTCTGGGAGAAGGCCTACCGGACGATCGCTGCCGGCATCCCGGTCGAGGGTATTCAGATCAGATTCCGGCGGAAGGACGGAACCTATGCGCTTGTCGAGCTGAACGAATCCCCTATCTTCCGGGACGGATTGGTCGTCGGCGTCCAGGCGGCCGGCAGGGATATTACCGAGCGTAAGAAGGCGGAAGAGGCTCTCCGGGCGAGCGAAGAGCGGTTCCGGAGCATCTTTGAAGAGTCTCCGATCGGCATCCAGGTCTACGACGCGGCGGGCAGGTTGCTCACCATCAACGATGCCTGCGTCGGCATATTCGGATTCTACGACTGCAATGGCCTGCAGGAGTTCAACCTCTTTGAAGACCCGAATCTGCCGGAGGCGGAGTTACTGCACCTGAAGGACGGCGAGGTTGTCCGGTGCAGGATAGCCTACGACTTTGAGGAGGTGAAGCGCCGGAACCTCTACGGTACGACGCGGTCGGGGTGCATCTTCCTCGATCTGCTGATCACGCCGATCAGCCCTGTGGAGAGGGGCGGAGCGCCGGAGAGCTATATGCTTCAGGTTCAGGACATCACCGAGCAGGTAAGGATGGAAGCCCTCAAACAGGAGGCGTATGAGCGGATCAATAAGAACATCGAGCAGTTTGCCATCCTCGGCGATCATGTCCGTCAGCCGCTTCAGGTGATCCTGGGGCTTGCGGAGCTGATCGACGACGATCGGACGGGGAAAATTATTGACGAGGTACGGAGAATCAACGGGATCATCAAACAGCTCGATCAGGGATGGGTCGAATCGCGGAAGGTCCGGGAGTTTCTGCAGAGAAATGAATAG
- a CDS encoding HEAT repeat domain-containing protein has product MRDPERLEKALHHPDSEVRWTAVLLLEEAHTDRATELLAEALKDDYLSIRWRSAVALGNIGDPRVVGPLVEALEDESRHVREEAVVSLGKIGDPRAVDPLVRRLQDRALAVRIAAARALVTIGEPARPTLVDLSMTGDEPLRLVAAEILQEMEERRIRQAAR; this is encoded by the coding sequence ATGCGTGATCCGGAACGTCTCGAAAAAGCGCTGCATCACCCGGACTCCGAAGTCCGGTGGACGGCGGTCCTGCTGCTTGAAGAGGCGCATACCGACCGGGCGACCGAACTGCTTGCTGAGGCGCTAAAAGATGATTATCTCAGCATCCGCTGGCGTTCAGCCGTGGCGCTCGGAAATATCGGTGATCCCCGGGTAGTAGGGCCTCTTGTGGAGGCTCTTGAAGACGAGAGCAGGCACGTCCGGGAGGAGGCGGTGGTGAGCCTCGGGAAGATCGGCGATCCTCGGGCAGTTGACCCGCTCGTCCGGCGCCTGCAGGATCGGGCTCTCGCCGTCAGGATCGCGGCGGCACGGGCGCTGGTGACTATCGGGGAGCCCGCACGGCCGACGCTCGTCGATCTTTCGATGACGGGCGACGAACCGCTCCGGCTGGTTGCCGCCGAGATCCTGCAGGAGATGGAGGAGCGGAGGATCCGGCAGGCGGCCCGTTGA
- a CDS encoding DUF2703 domain-containing protein yields the protein MEGEVVIEWRRPEPPRSPEKARAFRAVLEDLRRRLEERGVGVAVTETPLFGDAAGQVLMNGVPVEDLVPVQGREEGCNGCVGSGAGCGLPACEELSESVLCLAALRASELRR from the coding sequence ATGGAAGGCGAAGTCGTGATAGAATGGAGGCGGCCGGAACCTCCCCGGTCTCCTGAGAAGGCCAGGGCGTTCCGGGCGGTCCTCGAGGATCTCCGGAGGCGGCTCGAGGAGCGGGGCGTCGGGGTGGCGGTGACGGAGACACCGCTTTTCGGGGATGCCGCCGGGCAGGTGTTGATGAACGGCGTTCCCGTAGAAGATCTCGTCCCGGTGCAGGGGCGGGAGGAGGGTTGCAACGGATGTGTGGGCAGTGGTGCCGGATGTGGCCTGCCGGCATGCGAGGAACTGTCCGAATCCGTTCTTTGCCTCGCGGCGCTGCGGGCATCCGAGTTGAGGCGGTAA
- a CDS encoding YIP1 family protein, translated as MVTTTTKDLFLNPRAFFDAKKAEGESLKVPVLIVLAIGIVSAISAYVLALPFLEYLPPEVAGLGPVFAAFGSVVALIMAIVMWVVFAGVFHGISALLGGEGSFKRTLAFVGYGYAPQVIGTAIYVVFVYLFMANLQLPPASAISADPTIFADLMKDPLIQIGGIISLLFVLWSANIWIFGVRAARNLSLKNAAITVGVPMALYILYVLFTLL; from the coding sequence ATGGTTACAACAACAACAAAAGACTTATTCCTGAATCCGCGGGCATTCTTTGACGCAAAGAAGGCTGAAGGCGAGAGCCTGAAGGTACCGGTTCTGATCGTGCTTGCTATCGGGATTGTCAGCGCAATATCTGCATACGTGCTCGCCCTTCCTTTCCTGGAGTACCTGCCTCCCGAGGTCGCCGGCCTTGGCCCGGTTTTCGCTGCATTCGGATCGGTAGTTGCACTGATCATGGCCATCGTCATGTGGGTCGTGTTTGCGGGAGTCTTTCACGGAATCTCGGCACTCCTTGGTGGCGAAGGCTCGTTCAAACGGACGCTGGCGTTCGTCGGCTATGGGTATGCCCCGCAGGTCATCGGCACTGCGATCTACGTGGTCTTCGTCTACCTCTTCATGGCGAACCTGCAGCTTCCTCCCGCCTCGGCGATCTCCGCCGATCCGACCATCTTCGCCGACCTGATGAAAGATCCGCTCATCCAGATTGGGGGCATTATCAGCCTCCTCTTCGTCCTCTGGAGTGCGAACATCTGGATCTTCGGCGTCAGGGCTGCACGGAATCTCTCGCTCAAGAACGCTGCGATCACCGTCGGTGTTCCTATGGCACTCTACATCCTCTATGTTCTCTTCACCCTGCTATGA